From Bos taurus isolate L1 Dominette 01449 registration number 42190680 breed Hereford chromosome 29, ARS-UCD2.0, whole genome shotgun sequence, a single genomic window includes:
- the ROM1 gene encoding rod outer segment membrane protein 1, with product MAPVLPLVLPLQPRIRLAQGLWLLSWLLVLVGGLTLLCSGHLLVQLWHLGTFLAPSCPFSALPQVALAASAVALGTGLVGSGASRASLDAEQYPPWRGVLGPLLVAGTAGGGGLLVLALGLALALPGTLDTGLEEGLGSALVHYKDTEVPGRCQAKRLLDELQLRHHCCGRHGYKDWFGIQWVSNRYLDPNDPDVVDRIQSNVEGLYLIDGVPFSCCNPHSPRPCLQSQLSDPHAHPLFDPRQPNLNLWSQGCHEVLLGHLQGLASTLGNMLAVTFLLQTLVLLGLRYLQTALEGLGGVIDGEGEAQGYLFPAGLKDMLKTAWLQGAGPHRPAPGETPPEEKPPKECLPEA from the exons ATGGCGCCGGTGCTGCCCCTGGTCCTGCCCCTCCAGCCCCGCATCCGTCTGGCGCAGGGGCTCTGGCTTCTCTCCTGGCTGCTCGTGCTGGTCGGTGGCCTCACCCTCCTCTGTAGCGGGCACCTCCTGGTCCAGCTGTGGCACCTTGGTACCTTCTTGGCTCCCTCTTGCCCGTTCTCTGCCCTGCCCCAGGTTGCCTTGGCGGCCAGTGCAGTGGCTCTGGGCACAGGACTGGTGGGTTCAGGAGCTAGCCGGGCCAGTCTGGATGCAGAACAATACCCTCCCTGGCGAGGGGTCCTAGGCCCGCTGCTGGTGGCTGGCACAGCGGGGGGCGGGGGTCTCCTGGTCCTTGCCCTGGGACTAGCCCTGGCTTTACCTGGGACTCTGGACACgggcctggaggagggcctggggtCTGCCTTGGTTCACTACAAGGACACAGAGGTGCCCGGACGCTGTCAAGCCAAACGGCTGTTGGATGAGTTGCAGCTGAGGCACCACTGCTGTGGCCGTCATGGCTACAAGGATTGGTTTGGAATCCAGTGGGTCAGCAACCGTTACCTGGATCCCAATGACCCCGACGTGGTTGA CCGGATCCAGAGCAATGTGGAAGGCCTGTATCTGATTGATGGGGTCCCTTTCTCCTGCTGTAATCCCCACTCACCCAGACCTTGCCTGCAAAGCCAGCTCTCAGacccccacgcccaccccctCTTTGATCCCCGACAGCCCAACCTCAACCTCTGGTCCCAAGGATGCCACGAGGTGTTACTGGGGCACTTGCAGGGGCTGGCAAGCACACTGGGCAACATGCTGGCTGTTACCTTCCTGCTGCAG ACTCTGGTACTTCTGGGCCTGCGGTACCTGCAGACAGCACTGGAGGGGCTCGGAGGAGTCAttgatggggagggagaggcccAGGGCTACCTCTTTCCTGCTGGGCTGAAAGACATGCTGAAAACAGCCTGGCTACAGGGAGCAGGGCCCCATAGGCCAGCACCTGGGGAGACCCCACCAGAAGAGAAACCTCCCAAGGAGTGTCTGCCTGAGGCCTAG